DNA from Lagenorhynchus albirostris chromosome 15, mLagAlb1.1, whole genome shotgun sequence:
TCATGTAACCCCTCTGGGACTAagcttctttatctgtaaagtgacTCACCTATTTTAGAGGTTTGTTGAcaggataaatgaaataatgtgaaagctgatataaaagagtgaaaaatatgttattttgatCTTGTTTACATAGAAAAGGGACATCATAATTCCTAAAGCTGTTAATACAATTTTCAAAGAATTCGATTCCCCATTTTCCACATTAACTTGCCTTGTGGCAGTGGACAAGACCTATTATTTGGTGTCTCGATTATAATAATGGAGTGACAGTGAACCAGAAATTTCAGCCTGGTATTTTTGTAAACTAAATGGGAGAGTTCTGTAGTTTGGCTAAAAGGCATTGCCCTAGAAAAGACCAGCAGTGTGGTCAATGAGGATGTTTATGCCATTTACAAAATAGTCACAGAATTGCAGTGTCACGTACGATGGCCACGAGCAGAAGTCACCAGGATGCTTCCAGGTGGTGTGGTTCAATGTGACACATGTTTGTCAGCCACAAAAGCCTTTTATTATTTCCAAACGTCACAATCAAAGCAAGAAACAAGTAATATTGTTCACATTAGCACAGATCAAGTACAAGAAACCCCAATGTATTCCAGCACAAGAAAAATACACAGTTGTATACCAAAGACACAGCATAGCATGAGAATTCATGGCGGgtgcggggtggtggtggggacgtGGGGACAGCCGGAAAACACAGCTTGAGGTCCTCTGTGGTGGAAAGGGGTCTGATGGATGCCTGCAGCACACAACCATGGACAGCGCTCATCAGTGAATCTTGCCCTGTGTTCACAGGAGTGAATCACTTTACTTGATACGGCATAGACCTTGATAACAGGGTCACCCAACTTTAACACCATGTCGCGCAAAAGGAGCAGTGAACCAGAAACCATTCTCCTTAACAGATCACATCACATAGATAAAATGTGATAGAGGCACAGTTCTTAAGAGCAAAACAGTCTCCAGGAAAGCCGCAGGAAGCTCACAGACTCCAACTCTCCAAAACAACTGTCAGGCAATTTCTTGAGACACACGCCTTCCTACTCACGATTGCCTCTCTTGTTTTAAAGACAGAAGAGGAATAGTAGgaaaaattgcttttttaaaatagggaaatgtatactttaaaatagcaAGGTATCAAAATACTTTGTACACAGGTATGTCCTGATTTTCCAAAGcactttatctctccttcattattttgaaaactgcccTATGTTGAATGTATAAAAACCCAACAagaacaacagtaacaacaaaaatagaaGTGGGTTACATCCCCATGCTGTTTGCAGGGGGTGGAGGCTGGTGTGGGGTATGGTCAAGAAGAGGGGCAAACAGCATAGCATTACATTACTTCTTCCACAGAGTTTGTTGTTTTTAGGAAATTGTCTTTACCGTAAATAGAGTAGTAGACTAGAAACCCAGTCCCGTATGAACTGAGAGCAAAGCCAGGTTAGTAGCTGTAACAGGTTTGCTTGGGAGAGGTTCAAACCACCCTTACTGTTACTGCGAATCCTTCAGTCTGACCTGAGCATGAAGGCATGGGTGGGAAGCAGGGTGCAGGCAGGCGTCACAGACCCTAGGTGCATGAAGATGAATGCAGAAAGCGCCCAGAGCAGCCTTCACGGATTTCCCCCAGTGACTATTCGGGAAATCAGAGTTTGTGACTTAACCCACATTGGCATCCTTTCAGAGAGCCTGTTATAGACCATTTTCTCCTTTCAAAAGGCTTTCTGcaagctaaaaaacaaaagacacactgggactcccctggtggtccagtggctaagactctgtgctccccgTGCAGGGgatccgggttcaatccctggccagggaaccagaccccacatgctgcaatgaagagttgGCATGCTGCAACAAGgatcctgcctgccgcaactaagacctggcgcggCCAGAAAAACGCCCCCTAAACccccagaacaacaacaacaacaaaaagacacaaaCGACCATGACTGTTAacacatttttaagtcttttaagtcttttttccccttctttttgaACACTTTGGCTGGATGCAGGGTCAAAAGTGGTCAGACCGATAACCCTTCCTATGGTCCTGCATCCTATCCAACGCTCATGCTGTTGCAGCTGCAGAGAATCTCCTTGAAGGTGTTGCGCAGCTCCAGGCTGCGGAAGGCGTAGATCAGGGGGTCGATGACGGAGTTGCACATTATGAGGACCAGGTAGGTGTTGAAGTGGGCGGTGTAGCAGACGCAGTAGGGGTTGGTGGGGCAGGTTATGATGAAGATGAGATGGAGAAAGAAGGGGGCCCAGCAGAAGATGAACACCCCCAGCaggatggtgatggtgacggCCCCCCTCATGCACGAGTGCTGCTGCGGCGCCACCCCAGTGGCGGGTGGCAGTGCTGCGATGCGCTTGACGTGCAGCCGGGCAAAGAGGAACATGTGCACGTAGAGGGTGCCCATGAGGAGCAGCATGGCGAGGAACATGGTGACGAGGCACACGATGACCATCTTGCTCTCAGAGTAGACGATGAACACCACGCCGCAGACGCCGCAGCACAGCCAGATGGCCGCGATCAGGCTTAGCGCCTTCCTCACGGTCATGATGCTGTGGTAGCGGAGCGCGTAGAAGATGCTGGTGTACCTGTCGACGGCGATGGCCAGGAGGTTGCAGATGGAGGCCACCAGGGAGATGCAGGTCATGGAGTCGAAGACGTTGTCCATGTGCTGCAGGAACTGGTCCTCGAAGGTCAGGTAGTCGCTGTTGACGATGGCGATCATGATGGTCTCCAGGGCGTTGGACACGCTCACCAGCATGTCGGCCACGGCCAGGCTGCAGAGGAAGAAGTACATGGGAGAGTGCAGGTTGCTGTTCCTGACCACGGCCAGGACGACCAGGATGTTCTCCATCAGGCTGATGATGCCCAGAGCCAGGAAGACCTCAGGCTTGATGAAAACCTGCTCGCAGAAGCTCTTGCCGCTCTGGTTGCTGAAGGAAAGGTGCTCTGAGCCATTAGGCAGCG
Protein-coding regions in this window:
- the MC3R gene encoding melanocortin receptor 3 produces the protein MNASSCLLSAQPTLPNGSEHLSFSNQSGKSFCEQVFIKPEVFLALGIISLMENILVVLAVVRNSNLHSPMYFFLCSLAVADMLVSVSNALETIMIAIVNSDYLTFEDQFLQHMDNVFDSMTCISLVASICNLLAIAVDRYTSIFYALRYHSIMTVRKALSLIAAIWLCCGVCGVVFIVYSESKMVIVCLVTMFLAMLLLMGTLYVHMFLFARLHVKRIAALPPATGVAPQQHSCMRGAVTITILLGVFIFCWAPFFLHLIFIITCPTNPYCVCYTAHFNTYLVLIMCNSVIDPLIYAFRSLELRNTFKEILCSCNSMSVG